A window of the Pseudomonas fluorescens genome harbors these coding sequences:
- the codB gene encoding cytosine permease: MTQNDPGNDYPLSEVPMHARKGLASTAMVLLGFTFFTATMFAGGKLGVAFNFGEMLAVIVIGNLLLGVYAAGLGYIAFKSGLNSVLMGRFCFGEVGSKLSDLILGFTQIGWYAWGTATAAVVLGKYFDLNEGTVLGLMVLFGLVFCATAYVGYRGLEILSYIAVPAMMLLLMLSMWVATVKVGGLDGLLSVVPSGSLDWSTAITLVFGTFVSGATQATNWTRFSRSARVAVLASLIGFFIGNGLMVLIGAYGAIVYQQPDVVEVLLLQGFAMAAMAMLLLNIWSTQDNTIYNFAVAGCNLLRTGRRKTVTLVGALIGTMLALLGMYDMLVPYLILLGTVIPPIGGVIMADFFFRWRGRYPRLADARLPAFNWPGLAAYAAGTVAAFGSPWVAPLVGIAVAALTYIAVTGLLGARNAAAPLQDL; the protein is encoded by the coding sequence ATGACGCAAAACGATCCCGGCAACGATTACCCCCTCAGCGAAGTCCCGATGCACGCGCGCAAAGGCCTGGCCTCCACGGCGATGGTGCTGCTGGGTTTCACCTTTTTCACCGCAACCATGTTCGCCGGCGGCAAGCTCGGCGTGGCGTTCAACTTCGGCGAAATGCTTGCCGTCATCGTGATCGGCAACCTGCTGCTCGGCGTGTACGCCGCAGGCCTCGGTTACATCGCCTTCAAGAGCGGCCTGAATTCGGTGCTGATGGGGCGCTTCTGTTTTGGCGAAGTCGGCAGCAAGCTCAGCGACCTGATCCTCGGATTCACCCAGATCGGCTGGTACGCCTGGGGCACCGCAACGGCGGCGGTGGTGCTCGGCAAATATTTCGATCTGAACGAAGGCACGGTGCTGGGGCTGATGGTGCTGTTCGGTCTGGTGTTCTGCGCCACCGCGTATGTCGGTTATCGCGGCCTGGAGATTCTGTCGTACATCGCGGTGCCGGCGATGATGTTGCTGCTGATGCTGTCGATGTGGGTCGCGACCGTGAAAGTCGGCGGCCTCGACGGATTGCTCAGCGTCGTACCCAGCGGCTCGCTGGACTGGTCGACCGCCATCACGCTGGTGTTCGGCACCTTCGTCAGTGGTGCGACCCAGGCCACCAACTGGACGCGCTTTTCCCGCTCGGCGCGGGTCGCGGTGCTGGCCAGCCTGATCGGTTTTTTCATCGGCAACGGCCTGATGGTGCTGATCGGCGCCTACGGCGCGATCGTCTATCAGCAGCCCGACGTAGTCGAAGTGCTGCTGTTGCAGGGCTTCGCCATGGCGGCGATGGCGATGCTGTTGCTGAACATCTGGAGCACTCAGGACAACACCATCTACAACTTCGCCGTCGCCGGTTGCAACCTGCTGCGCACCGGTCGCCGCAAGACCGTGACTCTGGTCGGTGCCTTGATCGGCACAATGCTCGCGCTGCTGGGCATGTACGACATGCTGGTGCCTTATCTGATCCTGCTCGGCACGGTGATCCCGCCGATTGGCGGCGTGATCATGGCGGACTTTTTCTTCCGCTGGCGCGGGCGTTATCCGCGTCTGGCCGACGCACGGTTACCGGCGTTCAACTGGCCGGGGCTCGCGGCTTACGCGGCCGGGACCGTCGCGGCGTTCGGCTCGCCGTGGGTCGCGCCGCTGGTCGGGATCGCCGTTGCCGCGTTAACGTATATCGCAGTGACCGGCCTGCTCGGCGCCCGCAACGCGGCCGCCCCTCTACAAGATCTATAA
- the queD gene encoding 6-carboxytetrahydropterin synthase QueD: MEIFKEFTFESAHRLPHVPDGHKCGRLHGHSFKVAIHLSGDLDPHTGWIRDFSEIKAIFKPLYERLDHNYLNDIPGLENPTSEVLAKFIWNELKPLLPELSAIRIHETCTSGCIYRGE; the protein is encoded by the coding sequence GTGGAAATTTTCAAAGAGTTCACCTTCGAATCCGCCCACCGCCTGCCCCACGTACCGGACGGCCACAAGTGCGGACGTCTGCACGGTCACTCGTTCAAAGTGGCGATTCACCTGAGCGGCGACCTCGACCCGCACACTGGCTGGATCCGTGATTTCTCCGAGATCAAGGCGATTTTCAAGCCGCTGTACGAGCGTCTGGATCACAACTACCTGAACGACATTCCGGGCCTCGAGAACCCGACCAGCGAAGTGCTGGCCAAGTTCATCTGGAATGAATTGAAGCCCCTGCTGCCGGAACTCAGTGCGATCCGCATCCATGAGACCTGCACCAGCGGTTGCATCTATCGCGGCGAGTAA
- a CDS encoding diaminopimelate epimerase — protein sequence MTQFYDARGNIYGVISPQALRDSGIDLAASATHCALSRLAWSHAAIALCCDWPEGVRPAGSKSHRSDGLLIGPFQSSPPFDLLIVNTDGTLAERSGNGLTIFSQALLEQGLMPEQGASLQVHHDKQDASSPVPVSVRPAEVAGVQGFWLDLGQPGFGPNAVGAVGVESVRFNNVEVSRARPLAQLDPAWTHSQFVRIGNPHCVTLLEDEAALPSNAQMLESPLTESLTAIAFAMPVGAGQPCPAGVNLQWAMRAGDQRIVARVFERGEGPTASSGTSASAVASAAWRVGWVAAGEVQVVMPGGTAPILLEERDGELTGVRLFGTAVRDESS from the coding sequence ATGACGCAGTTCTACGATGCACGGGGCAATATCTACGGGGTGATTTCACCGCAGGCGCTGCGCGACTCGGGTATCGATTTGGCCGCCAGTGCCACGCACTGTGCCTTGTCTCGACTGGCGTGGAGCCACGCCGCGATTGCCTTGTGTTGCGATTGGCCCGAAGGTGTGCGCCCCGCCGGCAGCAAGTCCCATCGCAGCGATGGCTTGCTGATCGGTCCGTTTCAATCTTCGCCACCCTTTGATCTGCTGATCGTCAATACCGACGGCACGCTGGCCGAGCGCAGTGGCAACGGCCTGACGATTTTCTCTCAGGCACTGCTTGAACAAGGGCTGATGCCGGAGCAGGGGGCATCTTTGCAGGTGCATCACGACAAGCAGGATGCGTCATCGCCGGTGCCCGTTTCCGTCAGACCGGCAGAAGTGGCCGGCGTGCAAGGCTTTTGGCTGGACCTCGGGCAACCCGGTTTCGGCCCGAATGCAGTTGGCGCAGTCGGCGTTGAATCGGTGCGGTTCAATAACGTGGAAGTCAGCCGCGCAAGGCCATTGGCGCAACTCGATCCCGCCTGGACGCACAGCCAGTTCGTGCGTATCGGCAATCCGCACTGCGTGACGCTGCTGGAGGATGAAGCCGCATTGCCTAGCAACGCGCAGATGCTTGAATCACCGCTGACGGAAAGTCTGACCGCCATCGCCTTCGCCATGCCCGTCGGCGCCGGCCAGCCGTGTCCGGCCGGGGTCAACCTGCAATGGGCGATGCGCGCAGGCGACCAACGCATTGTGGCGCGGGTGTTCGAACGGGGCGAAGGCCCGACCGCCTCATCCGGCACCAGCGCCAGTGCAGTGGCGAGCGCGGCGTGGCGGGTGGGCTGGGTGGCGGCGGGAGAGGTGCAGGTGGTGATGCCGGGGGGGACGGCGCCGATCCTGCTGGAGGAGCGCGACGGAGAACTGACTGGCGTGCGTCTGTTCGGTACCGCCGTGCGCGACGAAAGTAGCTGA
- the codA gene encoding cytosine deaminase: MHIINARLRNQEGLHELHLEDGLIRSIARQTEAPTLGPDDLDAGGNLVVPPFVEPHIHLDATLTAGEPRWNMSGTLFEGIECWGERKVTITQEDTKTRAKKTIQTLAAHGIQHVRTHVDVTDPQLTALKAMLEVREESRHLIDLQIVAFPQEGIESFRNGRELMEEAIRMGADVVGGIPHFEYTRDQGVSSVKFLMDLAERTGCLVDVHCDETDDPHSRFLEVLAEEARSRDMGALVTASHTTAMGSYDNAYCAKLFRLLGHSGISFVSCPTESIHLQGRFDNFPKRRGVTRVNELLEAGMNVCFGQDSIVDPWYPLGNGNILRVLEAGLHICHMLGYRNLQSALDLVTDNSAKAMHLGERYGLEQGRPANLLILSADSDYEVIRSQGLPLYSIRGGKVLMKRQMPVVEFMEG, encoded by the coding sequence ATGCACATCATCAACGCCCGACTGCGCAACCAGGAAGGCCTGCACGAATTGCACCTCGAAGACGGCCTGATCCGCAGCATCGCGCGCCAGACCGAAGCGCCGACCCTGGGCCCAGACGACCTCGACGCCGGCGGCAATCTGGTGGTGCCGCCCTTCGTCGAGCCGCACATTCACCTCGACGCCACCCTGACCGCCGGCGAGCCGCGCTGGAACATGAGCGGCACGCTGTTCGAAGGCATCGAGTGCTGGGGCGAGCGCAAGGTCACCATCACCCAGGAAGACACCAAGACCCGGGCCAAGAAAACCATTCAGACGTTGGCCGCCCACGGCATCCAGCACGTGCGCACCCACGTTGATGTCACCGACCCACAGCTCACTGCGCTCAAGGCGATGCTCGAAGTGCGCGAGGAAAGCCGTCACCTGATCGACCTGCAGATCGTCGCGTTCCCTCAGGAAGGCATCGAGTCGTTCCGCAATGGTCGCGAGCTGATGGAAGAAGCGATCCGCATGGGCGCGGACGTGGTCGGCGGGATTCCGCATTTCGAGTACACCCGCGATCAGGGCGTCAGTTCGGTGAAGTTTTTGATGGACCTGGCCGAACGCACCGGCTGCCTGGTGGACGTGCACTGCGACGAAACCGACGACCCGCATTCGCGCTTCCTCGAGGTGCTAGCCGAAGAGGCTCGCAGCCGCGACATGGGCGCGCTCGTGACCGCCAGCCACACCACCGCGATGGGCTCCTACGACAACGCCTACTGCGCCAAACTGTTCCGCCTGCTCGGGCATTCGGGGATCAGTTTTGTCTCCTGCCCGACCGAAAGCATTCACCTGCAAGGGCGCTTCGACAACTTCCCGAAACGCCGTGGCGTGACCCGCGTGAACGAGTTGCTCGAAGCCGGGATGAACGTCTGCTTCGGTCAGGACTCGATCGTCGATCCGTGGTATCCGCTGGGCAACGGCAACATCCTGCGCGTGCTCGAAGCGGGGCTGCACATCTGCCACATGCTCGGCTACCGCAACCTGCAAAGCGCGCTGGATCTGGTGACTGACAACAGCGCCAAGGCCATGCACCTCGGTGAGCGCTACGGCCTGGAACAGGGACGCCCGGCGAACCTGCTGATCCTGTCGGCGGACAGCGATTACGAAGTGATCCGCAGCCAGGGCCTGCCGCTGTATTCGATTCGTGGCGGCAAGGTGCTGATGAAGCGGCAGATGCCGGTGGTGGAATTCATGGAGGGTTGA
- a CDS encoding patatin-like phospholipase family protein, protein MTAIHIKFPSLTLKAGPRAMARIRAQGLNAADVGTLPGAAGGPKALGIQGLDLALFGEWLPATPRERSLIGASVGSWRFASACLPDAAEGIRRLGHLYTEQNFNKGVTIGDVSRSSQRMLDDLLDGRDASLLSNAHYRLNIMVVKSHGGLADDHRGRLGLALGSVIADNLRGRARLSRHFERLIIHDPRLAPPVHALNDFPSRFVALDATNLRQALLASGSIPMVMEGVRDLPGAGAGTFRDGGLLDYHLDLPYSGDGIVLYPHFTDRVIPGWFDKTLPWRKASVERLQDVLLLAPSKEYLARLPYGKLPDRNDFKRFMGDAPSRQKYWRAAMDESRRMGDEFLELTANGRLAERLLTL, encoded by the coding sequence ATGACCGCCATTCACATCAAGTTCCCGTCCCTCACCCTCAAGGCCGGCCCCCGGGCCATGGCGCGCATTCGCGCCCAAGGCCTGAACGCCGCCGACGTCGGCACCCTGCCCGGCGCCGCCGGTGGGCCCAAGGCGCTGGGGATTCAGGGGCTGGATCTGGCGTTATTCGGCGAGTGGCTGCCGGCGACGCCGCGTGAGCGTTCGCTGATCGGTGCGTCGGTGGGCTCCTGGCGCTTCGCCAGCGCCTGCCTGCCGGACGCCGCCGAAGGCATCCGCCGCCTCGGTCATCTGTACACCGAGCAGAACTTCAACAAAGGCGTGACCATCGGCGACGTCAGCCGCAGTTCGCAGCGCATGCTCGATGACTTGCTCGACGGGCGCGACGCCAGCCTTCTGAGCAACGCCCATTACCGCTTGAACATCATGGTGGTCAAAAGCCACGGCGGGCTGGCGGACGACCATCGCGGCCGGCTCGGGCTGGCGCTGGGCTCGGTGATCGCCGACAACCTGCGGGGCCGCGCGCGGCTGTCGCGGCACTTCGAACGGCTGATCATCCACGACCCGCGCCTGGCGCCGCCGGTGCATGCGTTGAATGACTTCCCGTCGCGTTTCGTCGCCCTCGATGCCACGAACCTGCGCCAGGCGCTGCTGGCCTCGGGCTCGATCCCGATGGTCATGGAAGGCGTGCGCGACCTGCCGGGTGCCGGTGCCGGCACCTTCCGCGACGGCGGTCTGCTCGACTATCACCTCGATCTGCCCTACAGCGGCGACGGCATCGTGCTCTATCCGCACTTCACCGACCGGGTGATTCCGGGCTGGTTCGACAAGACCCTGCCATGGCGCAAAGCCTCGGTCGAACGCTTGCAGGACGTGCTGTTGCTCGCGCCGTCGAAGGAATACCTGGCGCGCCTGCCCTACGGCAAACTCCCCGACCGAAACGACTTCAAGCGCTTCATGGGCGATGCGCCGAGCCGGCAGAAATACTGGCGCGCGGCGATGGACGAGAGCCGCCGCATGGGCGACGAATTCCTTGAACTGACTGCCAATGGTCGCCTCGCCGAGCGCTTGCTGACCCTTTAG
- a CDS encoding MFS transporter, giving the protein MTSLTPQDTFVPGRLEQMSTRIAFFIAGLGIAAWAPLVPYAKARAGLDEGTLGLLLLCLGVGSILAMPLAGILATRFGCRKVATGGTLLICAALPLLATVSSIPALIATLFMFGAGLGTVDSTVNLQAVIVERASGKNMMSGFHGLFSLGGIVGAAGVSALLGLGLSPLAAMLVVVVVLIAALFKAVPHMLPYGSESSGPAFAVPHGIVLFIGGMCFIVFLTEGAALDWSAVFLAQERGIDTAYAGLGYAAFALTMTAGRLTGDRIVRALGATRIILFGGLLAAAGLFLATFAPSWQAALLGYALVGAGCSNIVPVLYTAVGKQTVMPESIAVPAITTLGYAGILAGPAVIGFVAHASSLSFAFGLMATLLVAVAIGGKALKV; this is encoded by the coding sequence ATGACCAGCCTCACCCCTCAAGACACGTTCGTCCCCGGACGCCTCGAACAGATGTCCACGCGTATCGCTTTCTTCATTGCCGGGCTCGGCATCGCCGCTTGGGCGCCGCTGGTGCCGTACGCCAAGGCGCGGGCCGGGCTCGATGAAGGGACGTTGGGATTGTTGCTGCTGTGTCTGGGCGTCGGTTCGATTCTGGCGATGCCGCTGGCGGGGATTCTGGCCACCCGGTTTGGCTGCCGGAAAGTGGCCACGGGCGGCACGTTGCTGATCTGTGCAGCGTTACCGTTGCTGGCGACGGTGTCGTCGATTCCGGCGCTGATCGCCACGTTGTTCATGTTCGGCGCCGGGCTCGGTACGGTGGATTCGACGGTGAATCTGCAAGCAGTGATCGTCGAGCGGGCCAGCGGCAAGAACATGATGTCGGGGTTTCACGGGCTGTTCAGCCTCGGCGGGATCGTCGGCGCGGCGGGCGTGAGCGCCCTGCTCGGTCTCGGGCTGTCGCCACTGGCGGCGATGCTGGTGGTGGTCGTGGTGCTGATCGCGGCGCTGTTCAAGGCGGTGCCGCACATGTTGCCTTACGGCAGTGAAAGCTCGGGGCCGGCGTTCGCGGTACCTCACGGGATCGTGCTGTTCATCGGCGGGATGTGCTTCATCGTGTTCCTCACCGAAGGCGCGGCGCTGGACTGGAGCGCGGTTTTTCTGGCTCAGGAACGCGGGATCGACACCGCGTATGCAGGGCTGGGTTATGCAGCGTTCGCACTGACGATGACCGCGGGCCGATTGACCGGAGACCGGATCGTCCGCGCACTGGGTGCGACCCGGATCATTCTGTTTGGCGGTCTGCTGGCCGCGGCGGGATTGTTTCTGGCGACCTTCGCCCCGAGCTGGCAAGCCGCGTTGCTCGGTTATGCGCTGGTCGGCGCCGGCTGTTCGAACATCGTGCCGGTGCTGTACACGGCGGTGGGCAAGCAGACGGTGATGCCGGAAAGCATCGCGGTGCCGGCAATCACCACACTGGGTTATGCAGGGATTCTGGCAGGCCCGGCGGTGATCGGGTTTGTCGCCCATGCCAGCAGTCTGAGTTTTGCCTTCGGGTTGATGGCGACGTTGCTGGTGGCGGTGGCGATTGGCGGGAAAGCGCTGAAGGTCTGA
- a CDS encoding PepSY domain-containing protein — protein sequence MKILASLFIAFLLLGLTANRGHTCDLHADEARKLIDAGTIVPIETVKATAMARHPGSTLIDIELEKRYGIYLYQIELKDSQGVEWELELDASDGLLRKDHQDT from the coding sequence ATGAAAATCCTCGCGAGCCTGTTCATCGCGTTCCTGCTACTTGGTCTCACAGCCAACCGTGGTCATACCTGCGACCTGCACGCAGATGAAGCCCGGAAACTGATCGACGCTGGTACCATTGTGCCGATTGAAACCGTCAAGGCCACGGCCATGGCTCGCCATCCGGGTTCGACCCTGATCGATATCGAACTGGAAAAGCGCTATGGCATTTACCTGTATCAGATCGAGCTGAAAGACTCGCAAGGTGTGGAATGGGAGCTGGAACTGGACGCAAGCGACGGGCTGCTGCGCAAGGACCATCAGGACACTTAA
- a CDS encoding glucan 1,4-alpha-maltotetraohydrolase domain-containing protein, with protein sequence MKGTSPFRLVFAVCLAFATTTATMAGVRNGSGEDVMLQGFSWNSSRNQTPWYSVLAQQATTIGNDGFTLIWMPPPWTDFSQWNTPTSAGGGEGYFWNSFDKNSRYGTDQQLKQAVLALNNAGVKVVYDVVPNHMSDKAVYSMFPRGSNEWRHDCAQCDEGDAFMDGTADLNTANPTVFDAFKKEFINLRDNYGAQGLRFDFVRGYAPETVDRWMNAFGNQQFCVGENWKGPNEYPQGDWRRSASWQDALKDWSDRSHCTVFDFALKERMQNGSIAEWRHGLNGNPDPAWRAIAVTFVDNHDTGYSPGAYGGQHHWALPDPLVNLAYAYILSSPGTPTVYWPHMYDWQRDQLIRQLIKLRKGAGIRADSPVRFNTAYSGLVATTQGVRGTLVIALKSDLQQLPQGLGTPTLTWDNGDIRIWSSPVEPATVAVNVHCDNANPQPGESVYAAGSSLEFGAWDPQHAIGLTLDNNRWSTTVEVPGQQKLEWKCIVRGQAPTAVHWQAGANNAFTSGTVSDTVGRF encoded by the coding sequence ATGAAAGGGACTTCACCATTTCGCCTGGTTTTCGCTGTCTGTCTGGCCTTCGCCACGACGACAGCGACGATGGCCGGCGTTCGCAACGGCAGCGGTGAAGATGTCATGTTGCAAGGCTTTTCCTGGAACTCCAGCCGCAATCAGACACCTTGGTATTCGGTACTTGCGCAACAGGCGACGACCATTGGCAACGACGGATTCACCCTGATCTGGATGCCGCCGCCGTGGACCGACTTTTCGCAGTGGAATACACCCACGTCTGCCGGCGGTGGTGAAGGATACTTCTGGAACAGCTTCGACAAGAACAGCCGTTACGGCACTGATCAGCAGCTCAAACAAGCGGTGCTGGCACTCAACAACGCAGGCGTGAAAGTTGTCTACGACGTCGTGCCCAATCACATGAGCGATAAAGCGGTCTATTCGATGTTCCCGAGAGGGAGCAACGAGTGGCGGCATGACTGCGCGCAGTGTGACGAAGGCGACGCGTTCATGGATGGCACAGCCGACCTGAACACTGCCAATCCGACAGTCTTCGACGCCTTCAAAAAAGAATTCATCAACTTGCGCGACAACTACGGTGCTCAAGGCCTGCGCTTTGACTTCGTCCGTGGTTATGCACCGGAAACGGTGGATCGCTGGATGAACGCCTTCGGCAACCAGCAATTCTGCGTCGGCGAAAACTGGAAAGGCCCCAACGAATACCCTCAGGGTGACTGGCGACGCAGTGCAAGCTGGCAGGATGCGCTCAAGGACTGGTCGGATCGCTCACACTGCACGGTGTTCGATTTTGCCCTCAAGGAGCGCATGCAGAACGGCTCGATCGCCGAGTGGCGCCACGGTTTGAATGGCAATCCGGATCCTGCGTGGCGCGCCATCGCGGTGACCTTCGTCGACAATCACGACACCGGTTACTCACCCGGTGCCTACGGCGGCCAACATCACTGGGCGTTGCCCGATCCGCTGGTCAATCTGGCTTACGCCTACATCCTCAGCAGCCCAGGCACACCGACCGTGTACTGGCCGCATATGTACGACTGGCAACGCGATCAACTGATCCGGCAACTGATCAAACTGCGCAAAGGCGCGGGAATCCGCGCGGATTCTCCGGTTCGCTTCAACACTGCGTATTCGGGACTGGTCGCCACCACACAAGGCGTGCGCGGCACATTGGTGATTGCCCTAAAATCCGATCTGCAGCAGCTGCCACAAGGCTTGGGCACGCCGACATTGACCTGGGACAACGGCGATATCCGGATCTGGAGCAGCCCTGTCGAGCCTGCGACCGTGGCAGTCAACGTGCATTGCGACAACGCCAATCCGCAACCTGGCGAAAGCGTCTATGCAGCGGGTTCATCACTGGAGTTCGGGGCGTGGGACCCACAACATGCGATAGGGCTGACGCTGGACAACAACCGCTGGAGCACGACCGTTGAGGTGCCGGGTCAGCAAAAGCTCGAGTGGAAATGCATCGTACGTGGCCAAGCGCCGACAGCGGTGCATTGGCAGGCCGGCGCGAATAACGCATTTACCAGCGGTACCGTGAGCGACACTGTCGGGCGCTTTTGA
- a CDS encoding alpha/beta fold hydrolase has product MTDWLLDQVFDFNGRQIRHGVRGDGPPLVFVHGTPFSSYVWHRIAPHFFATHRVHYFDLLGYGQSEQPDADVSLGVQNELLAQLLDHWGLQRPDVVAHDFGGATVLRAHLLNGKDYRSLTLIDPVALTPWGSPFVQHVRQHEAAFSGLPDYIQRAIVPAYIRGAIHRDIPDDELAPYVQPWLGDPGQAAFYRQIAQMDQSYTLEAQPLYPTIRCPVQILWGEDDQWIPIERGRELHKMIPGSKFHPIPNAGHLVQEDAPEAIVAALLRFL; this is encoded by the coding sequence ATGACGGACTGGCTGCTGGATCAGGTCTTTGATTTCAACGGGCGACAGATTCGCCACGGGGTGCGCGGCGACGGCCCGCCGCTGGTGTTCGTGCACGGCACGCCCTTCTCGTCTTACGTCTGGCACCGCATCGCGCCGCATTTTTTCGCCACACACCGCGTGCACTACTTCGACCTGCTGGGCTACGGACAATCCGAGCAACCGGACGCCGACGTCTCCCTCGGCGTGCAGAACGAATTGCTCGCGCAACTGCTGGATCACTGGGGCCTGCAACGCCCGGACGTGGTCGCCCACGACTTCGGCGGTGCCACCGTGCTGCGCGCGCATCTGCTCAACGGCAAGGATTACCGCAGCCTGACCCTGATCGACCCGGTCGCGCTGACGCCGTGGGGTTCGCCTTTCGTGCAGCACGTGCGCCAGCATGAAGCGGCGTTCAGCGGCCTGCCGGATTACATCCAGCGCGCCATCGTGCCGGCCTACATCCGCGGGGCGATTCATCGGGATATTCCAGACGATGAACTGGCGCCCTACGTGCAGCCATGGCTGGGCGATCCGGGGCAAGCGGCGTTCTACCGGCAGATCGCGCAGATGGACCAGAGCTACACGCTGGAAGCGCAGCCGCTGTACCCGACGATTCGTTGCCCGGTGCAGATTCTCTGGGGTGAAGACGATCAGTGGATTCCCATCGAACGCGGACGCGAGTTGCACAAGATGATTCCGGGCTCGAAGTTTCACCCGATTCCGAACGCCGGGCATCTGGTGCAGGAAGATGCGCCTGAAGCCATTGTTGCCGCCCTGCTGCGGTTCCTCTGA